The Henckelia pumila isolate YLH828 chromosome 2, ASM3356847v2, whole genome shotgun sequence genome includes a window with the following:
- the LOC140882871 gene encoding pumilio homolog 12-like, protein MLDDNTLPLVPAGDRRKDPQPYAYFLEELKGKLFWEAMDTNCSQFLYLVLERRKPEVTQMIFSEVKDQICILMSDRCGSNVVEKLYEVCNEQQMDQLVFSITANVDLLMAVCLHSRGSKSMKKFLQCLVTPDQISHMISIFLGITVPLVNHEIGVGVIRHCLHIFPAKQTQILDVIADNLFEIATWKTGCLLLGDVLGSKVYPLESQQRIVSEIIANVHRLCVTRYGCHVARDVLCFKIQDGVRDIVARLTGTFASLSMNTHASDLVLSLIEKYKEECAPQIINEIICSSDFSRLLLHPDGKDVLEHAKKYSKGAVLKSLNHQIALHSDHSRSPRHGENNPPKSQGTVHKIMNHQVPLHSDQVHSHCHGKNIMPKSQGTGQQILNQQIPDTLTIGLQ, encoded by the exons ATGCTTGACGATAACACTTTGCCGCTTGTTCCCGCCGGAGACAGGCGAAAGGATCCGCAGCCATATGCTTATTTTTTAGAAGAATTGAAAGGGAAGTTGTTTTGGGAAGCAATGGATACAAACTGTTCTCAGTTCTTGTATTTAGTTCTTGAGAGAAGGAAACCGGAAGTCACACAGATGATCTTTTCGGAGGTGAAAGACCAGATATGTATTTTGATGTCCGATCGCTGTGGTAGCAATGTAGTCGAAAAGCTCTACGAAGTCTGCAACGAACAACAGATGGACCAGTTGGTTTTTTCGATCACCGCTAATGTCGATTTGCTCATGGCTGTCTGTCTCCACTCTCGCGG ATCTAAATCCATGAAAAAGTTTCTTCAGTGTCTCGTCACACCGGACCAGATATCTCATATGATATCCATCTTCCTAGGCATCACTGTTCCACTAGTAAACCACGAGATTGGTGTTGGCGTTATTCGCCATTGCTTACATATCTTCCCTGCTAAACAAACTCAA ATTTTGGATGTGATAGCTGATAATCTTTTCGAAATCGCCACCTGGAAAACCGGCTGCTTGCTTCTTGGGGATGTCCTCGGATCAAAAGTCTATCCCCTGGAAAGCCAACAGCGTATTGTCTCAGAAATAATAGCAAATGTCCATCGTTTGTGTGTTACTCGATATGG GTGTCATGTGGCGCGGGATGTACTATGTTTCAAGATTCAGGATGGGGTAAGAGATATAGTAGCTCGACTGACCGGGACATTCGCCTCCCTATCTATGAACACACATGCATCCGATCTTGTTTTGAGTTTGATAGAGAAATACAAAGAAGAATGCGCacctcaaatcatcaatgagatCATATGCAGTTCTGATTTCTCGAGATTGCTGTTACATCCTGATGGCAAAGATGTTCTCGAACACGCTAAGAAATACTCTAAG GGAGCAGTTCTCAAGAGTTTGAATCATCAGATTGCCCTACACTCTGATCACTCGCGTAGCCCTCGCCATGGAGAGAACAATCCGCCTAAATCACAGGGAACAGTTCACAAGATTATGAATCATCAGGTTCCTCTGCACTCTGATCAAGTGCATAGCCATTGCCATGGTAAGAACATTATGCCGAAATCGCAAGGAACCGGTCAGCAGATTCTGAATCAGCAGATTCCTGACACTTTGACCATTGGCCTGCAATGA